Below is a window of Chanodichthys erythropterus isolate Z2021 chromosome 19, ASM2448905v1, whole genome shotgun sequence DNA.
CTGGTGTAACcatgtaattgatacaatctttatttaaagcgttacttttaaaaggtgatagactataaacttttatcccagtacttctgtgatgaTTTGAGTGATTGtaagacagaaataatgatactgtgtggttaaaaagactgtttgtgaagaTGTTTCAATCTATTCATGACAACGGCTCTCTCTGGCTCAGAACACAGATCTGAATGTTCGCTGTGATTGGACTTGTGAGTGTTTGAATTGAGATCgcaattaatcgtgcagctctttAATCAAGTATCCCTGCTGTTCCTCTTGTCTTTCAGGAGCATGATGCCCAAAGCCCTCAACGGGCAAATCGTGATGGAGAAGACGCCCAGATACTTCGTCACCCCAGAGACGCCGAGCCGCATCCACGCCATGTCGCGGGACATCAAGCTGATCGTGGTGGTGCGAGACCCCATCACCCGCGCCATTTCAGACTACACCCAGATCATCTCAAAGACCCCTGACATTCCCAGCTTCGAGAGCCTGACGTTTAAGAACCGATCGGCGGGACAGATCGACTCGCTCTGGAGCCCGCTGTACATCGGCCTGTACGCCAGGCACCTGGAGCGATGGCTGGCCTACTTCCCGCTCTCGCAGATCCATTTCGTCCACGGAGAGAGACTGATCAGTGACCCGGCGGGCGAGTTGGGTCGCGTGCAGGACTTTCTCGGCCTGCAGAGGATCATCACGGATAAACACTTCTACTTCAACAAGACTAAGGGCTTCCCTTGCCTCAAAAAGCCAGAAGGCAGTAGCAAACCCCACTGTCTGGGCAAAACCAAAGGCAGAACGCATCCTAAAATCGACCCAGAGGTCATTCAGAAACTGAGGGAATTCTACCAGCCACACAACCTGAAGTTCTACCAAATGGCAGGCATGGACTTCGGATGGCAATGAACTTTCGCGGACATCTGTGTGCCTATTTGGTCAATGTTGGCAGGCGAATTGTGATCGAAGCGAAACACGATATCTTAGGTTTGTCGATGGCTCCATAGATGTTCAAATCAATGCGTCTGCCAGATACAGTAAACAGAGACCTGAGCACTTCGGGTCAGAATAGTCTTTCATACCGTCCGTCGGTGTGGCTCAGTTTGAGAGAACTGATAGCAATGACCTTAAATCATTGGTTGAAGTAGCACTTTTCTGCTCTTGCCATTTTGATGTCTTTTTTATGTTGCTGAGTCAAACAACAGCTTCAATCATGTTTGATCGATCATCCATATCAAAAAGAGTTAACCGTGTAGCATTAGACATGATTTGTCATTGTTGGAGTATTTACACTGAACAGATTATAGCACATCTGTGTAAAGGCTGGTCTACAATCACATTCTGTATCCAATGGATCAGATAATTGGTTCAAATGTAGACAATATGCAGATGAGGCCAGTCCTTTTGAATTTTCCCTCTGCATGCATGATTTTGCACTAGTCTGAAATGCAGCCCACTAGAAAtcaaataaactattttgagtTCCTGtgtaattgtttttgttgtgtttaatcCCAAAAATTGgatacattttaagatatgctaaagtaaaaataatatatttctttaccattttttcattatttgttGATATCTCTTGAATAAAATGATTCATTGTTTCATGACAAGAAAATACCTTCATGGTGCTTTTAGCTGAAATTTATTTccagaaaagcaaaagatacacaaccgtttaaaagtttggaataattatgcagttttaattatttactgttttgaaagtagtctcttctgctcaccaaagctgcatttatttgatcaaaaatacagttaaatctgtgaaatatcattacaatgtaaatcagctgttttctatgtgaatatatagtaaagtgtaatttatttctgtgatcaaagctgaattttcagcatcgttactccagtcttcagtgtcacatgatccttcagaaatcattctaatatgatgatttgctgctcaagaaacatttatgattattatcaatgttgaaaactgcttcatatttttgtggaaaccgtcatacatttaattttcattattctttgaagaatagaatttacttgaaatataatcttttgttacattatggatgtatttactgtcacttttgatttaaagggttagttccattaaaaaatgaaaattctgtcattaattactcaccctcaagtcgttccacacccttaagtccttcgtttatcttcagaacacaaattaaaggtgcaatatgtaatattttctgtccgctagaggcctattcaaaacaaaggcgtagcttgatgatgccaagtttgagagtggaatcttgggatatgtggtcttcacctcacagccggtggaaaagaatagggattggactcgtgaagaaatcatgttcatggatgtgattattaacgttactgtagtatgaagcagagcaggagcgagtgttgtggagctgaatgaggagctggagcgattgatcaacatacgcctcacgagcagagggacttttattatgacagtcGTCGGTGCCGctgccgcttttccggtcatgagtatgaggtaacgcagctctgtttatcatattacttacatttgagagtgttgaaaatgatgttataacgttactctgtgcgttcgctcgccggctgctgtgagacactgttacacactgcagtaagatagatccattttacaatatcagattaatgctggatgattgtgttgataaatgacatgcaattaattttaaaacgtattgtatgatggagaaaatgctgttactaaaaataaagctgcatctgattatgctatgttagctacttcacaaaatagtgtttttctctgaggcatggtagtcgcaaaaaaatcaagaaaattagatttaaacaataagactaaacgtgttgagctatataacaataattagttttctgtctataaatatatcaaaacagttgtctattaaaacatgtaaatattaaagcgtctttggtgtttccatggtttctacaaaataaaactggaaaccgagggtaacgcgggtatgacgccattgacaggcgactcctcacacgtcccgggccttggttaaaattgcaattttcttacgatttacaaatagttgcaaacatttgggatattgtaagtactcaagtgaacaaaatatattacactggcctagtggtttttggatattttactgcaaaaatattacatattgcacctttaagacatttttaaaacagtcatgtgactgcagtggatcaaccttaatgttatgaagagatgagaatactttttgtgcacaaaaacaaaacaaaaataaccactttattcaacaatctcttctcttctgtcatTATCTTATGCAGTAACACAGTGAAGCTTCCATGTTTACatccgaatgccggctcagtattggccaaagctggtcatgtgatcagcacgacgcatgcgtgtgaagCCGGCCAATAacgagtcggcgttctgacgatgaacctggaagtgctggacgtaaacaacgtttgagaatgacacagaagagaagagattgttgaataaagtggatatttttgtttttgtgcactaaaaggattctcgtctcttcataacattaagattgatccactgcagtcacatgactgttttaacgatgtctttagttcctttctggacctcaaaagtgttgattatattgccgtctatggacgagtctcggatttcatcaaaaatattttaatttgtgttctgaagatgaacgaaggtcttacgggtgtggaacgacatgagggagagtaatttatgacagaaatttaatttttgggtgaactaaccctttaatttaacCAAACTATATGATATTTTCAATAGTTGAAATCAATATGCTTGACACAAATAAGAGTAAATTACGTTATTATATTGATTATAATTCAAATGCATTTTGTCTTATTAACCACAGTTGTTGATACATTGTTTAGAGGGGTACTTTTGATTAAGTTAATCAAATCACCCGCTGAATAAGCGCTTCAATTAGTGTCATTTAGATTTTGGATTTCCAAGAAATCATTTTCCTCCAAATATAGCAGTGCATTATTCTGTCAGTGGGTTCAGTTCCTCCACAGAACGGGTCTGTAGCGCCACCCTCTGGCAAAAACAACAAAGTGTTTCTATGCAGAAAATAAACTGATCATTTCAGGTTATAAAGGTTCTTTTTATTATAAAGCATTGTTCAGTGCTATTACTCTATGCCTGGCCGCTTTTGTAAAATACTTAACttaatatactgtacatttcatCAACATAAAGTCGAAGGAAACCAATGAAGTGAAAATAACCAACCAAACAAATACAGCAATTGCCAAATATCAAATTAATCTTACAATCTGACATGCATTTAACACCATTAGTCTACAACACAGTACAGTCTATGCTTTACATTACTGTAAAAAACTATATGAATCATGTATATGTCATTCATTATTgcacataaaatgtaaacagttCATTTTGGCAGTGCAAAGACAATTGTTACATTATTTATTCTTATGGATTTAAATGAGATTAAATATGCAAAGCCTAAAGAGTTGATGAAGGATTCAAGTAACGTGACCTCATGGATCATGTTTTCCTACGGTAAAATCAGttcttttgtacttttttcCCAAACATTTTGCTGGAATTCTACCTTTTCTCTTCACAGTGACATTCATACTTTGCATTTGACTGAATGcaaaatgattcattaaaagcaaataagttaacaaaataatttaatatgtaTTGAGATTATTATAGATATGTCGATGATCAAACTGTTCCAGGACTTTTGCATGCTACGGTTAAAGAACAGGGATCAATAGCACAAACAAAGGCACTCAGCAATGTAATTTGTGTCTCATTAGAACTGACATAGAGAAAAGATACAGAACCTCAGGATCGATTCGGTAATGACTTCTTAATACAGCACAGAGGGCAAATACAGCAGCAGACAGTTTCAACACGTTTCTACTGAATCAATTTggctgaaaatacagaaaatactgcaaaaaattattttctcattcagtgtttttgtctcattttccagcacaaatatcaaaacattcttaaatcaagatgcatactggagaagcaaaatgactgaagatattaagtgttgttttctgaaaaatgtgTCAAAATGAAGTGAAAACGAGAACAAATATCTGAAACGTACAGTATGATaacctcttatatatcaaaagcaggaaaagttgatttctcctgtaatatcttcagtcattttgcttctccagtaaataaATCtccttgatttaagaatgttttgatatttgcactgaaaaacaagacagaaatattaagaaagAACATCATTTTTTGCACTGTTAATGCATGTTTCTAATGTGATTTCAGTGTTTAGATGAACAAAATTGGCTTGTGTCACATTATATTCTCTAAGATTGAGGAAAATGGTTCATTCATCCCAGTTCCGGTTCCAGAATAtgttttacacacacattgtcaGCACATTAATAAACTAAAACTCACAGCGTCACCTTCAAACAACAgcacaacaaaaacacaacattatGCCACAGTTATGAACCGCCTCGAATCAAAGCTTAAAGCCGTGGTGTGAATGCGAGCCGGTCTTCAGCAGTACTCTTCTCCCTGTGCTGGAGCCGGCAGATCATTGAGGTCCAGGAAGACGGAGCTGGAGGAGAGCTTGCGTCCGGACGCGGACAGGTCCAGAAACTCCTCGGCTGTGCTGGGGACGGAGCTGATGTACATGTCCCACACCTGGTCTGGAGAGTCCAGGTCCAGCAGCTTCTGCTTGATCTTCAGGTTCTTCTCGATGTTCTTTCGCTTGTGTTTGAACTCCAGAATAGTCTTTGTGTATCTGTTTATGGTGGTGACGGACGACGCCATGCAGGCGGTGAACGAGCTCCAAGCTAAGCTGCGGGAAAGACCGTCGACAGGGTTTCAGATCAGCATTTTAATTAGATATCAAACAATGAGGCATCATCAAAGATGGATCATTAAAAATACCCATGCATCTTGGAAGTAATACAGACACTAACAtggaacgttctggcaaggttccctcaaagttatgaacaaacgttcttccagtaacattaatagaacattTGTACGAGAACCTTTGGAAGCCTGTTCTTGCAAtgtgaattatattatattatattatattatattatattatattatattatattatattatattatattatattatattatattatattatattatattatattatattatattcttatGTTAAATAAGAATCTATGATTTATTTGGTCAAGTTAGGGCTGTTCAACGATAACCGTGGTTAtctacaaaataagagtctgtgtttatgtaatatatgtgtgtttgttttgtgtataattaatatgtatatataaatacacacactaagaaaatataagcatgtatgtataaatatataaatatattttattaatatatttacagactcttattttgtagaTGATAACCACGGTTATCGTTGAACAACCCTAACTTGACCAAATAAATCATAGATTCTTATTtaacataataatataatataatataatataatataatataatataatataatataatataatataatataatataatataatataatataatataatataatataatataatataatataatataatataatataatataatgaaagATTTTCTGTTAAATGTTTGGACACAAAATATATCAAGAAGTCACAAAACGAGATtctctatattatattatattatattatattatattatattatattatattatattatattatattatattatattatattatattatattatattatattatattatattatattatattgtttttagaCTTATTTAACTTAATGTCCCTTAACCAAGTattgtgtacatttttatttatgtgaaaTTGAAATAAGAATCTATGATTTATTTGGTCATGTTtatcaatattttatatatatatatatatatatatataatacaaggAAAAGGTATTATTATATTAGCCTTaacttttattatataatataatattatattttagtgtTTAATATTATATCTGTCTTATTTAAactccccctgtagtcaataattttatcccttaaaactaatctttgatcaccaataatacatatttaaacattttttcctgtgaaaataatcttcatgccttaaaatagctttaatgtaactctacacccttgcctcatttagtatacacggatctatgaatatgctaattagccccgcctccactcactcacacgagctcagagatccactcggtcaacttactgaggtaaaccaGGGCCGTCGGCAGAACATATAGAATGGGGGGGCATTCGGTTTCCATAGGGGGGCACACATTTTTATAATCTGATAAACAGACGTTCGCCAAAATAATAATGCCccgtatttattattaatgaaatagACTTCTATAATGAAATAAAGTTCTATATTACCACAAAAACACAAGATACTCGATCCTAATTAAACTACACCAAAAACGAAACCCCTTTGCACTATGGCAATATAATTTGCAAACACGAGACACAAAAGCTTTTCAATTCCTCGAACagcacaataataaaaatgatacatACCAAAACAGCAATAAATAGGCTAGCCTACATCTATAGCATATTTAAGTGTAACTAAGACTTTTGAGTGCACTCACCATTAAAATAGTTGAAGGCGGCAGGTCTCCGAGTGATAGTCATTAATAAATACGGCCTAATTATGTTTCGAGTTCCGTTTTGTGTAATAATGCGTTAAATATGAATTTTATGCTCAGGCGGAGGGTGAACCAACTCCAGGAGATGCGatttccatttaaaaacatatttaaacagatttcctCGAAATAGCTTTAACTTACTTGTCACAGCACAACCTACATATCCCAACATAAACACTGctgataaattattatttgttaataaAGTGTTTACGTTCACAAACCACTGTTAATTTTAACAGATTACGCACACGGAATTTGGCACAGAGTGCGCAAAAGGCGCTCTCTTTATAATCAGTAAAAAATCTCGCTCATCTTAGTTCATTGCGATCTCAAGAAGTCCTGTAACAATGAATTAAACTGACTGCATAATTACGTAacaatttacataattttttgtTAACCAAAATCTGTTTATTTCGGGAACGCAATGACcagtcagaggtgtttaagttagcactgaacaaAAACTCGTTTTCGGCGAGTGGATTTTGAGTTGTAGACGCTGGCAAATATTCCCTCATTATAATTCGTTCTAGAAATCAACAGATTTGTTCGTGATTAGCTACAGCGCTCAACACTCCAACGTTCTAAAGTATTGTCGTTCTTCAGAGCGCAAACACAGAGGCGCACTGGATCATTTGCCAAATATGTTTCGCCAATATGCTAATATTAACTGATCCTAGACCAGTAGTTATGTGCAGTTTTTCCCTCTACAAGcaatcagaagcagcagcaggtaGGCAGTGGTTTGAGTGAGAAAATAGTCTCAAGTCCATCGCCGAACCGTTGTAGAGAGAGTTTTCCTATGA
It encodes the following:
- the hs3st3l gene encoding heparan sulfate (glucosamine) 3-O-sulfotransferase 3-like → MATFTSAPLDLRRLLQKLAVMISFSIVCVSILYLLLGRCESDSADRSQNSPMGWYNNKTVLTAPDSLGEDSLDANSSGKDWTATRRLPHALIIGVKKGGTRALLEFLRLHPDIRALGSEPHFFDRHYARGLSWYRSMMPKALNGQIVMEKTPRYFVTPETPSRIHAMSRDIKLIVVVRDPITRAISDYTQIISKTPDIPSFESLTFKNRSAGQIDSLWSPLYIGLYARHLERWLAYFPLSQIHFVHGERLISDPAGELGRVQDFLGLQRIITDKHFYFNKTKGFPCLKKPEGSSKPHCLGKTKGRTHPKIDPEVIQKLREFYQPHNLKFYQMAGMDFGWQ